The Melanotaenia boesemani isolate fMelBoe1 chromosome 11, fMelBoe1.pri, whole genome shotgun sequence genome includes the window AAAATCACCTATAAATAATGCGTTAGTGTGGTTCTCACCTGCCTGACTCGACTTGCTGAAGGTCTTCAAGCTGAAGACCTCAGTGTCAACCTCAAACCACAGTTTCTTCTGCTGCCGATGTTGGTGCCAGAGCCTGGTCATATCTGAAGAACACCACTGATTTACCATGAAACTATACCGATGAGACCAAATGTGACTTTTGGGGATATGCAGTTCAGTGCAATGATGAATAATCTTAAGGCCATTTAATGGCTCATTACCATCAACGGTCAACCAGATCAGCATTTTGTCCTTCAAGGCCACAGCTTTGAGGCCCTCACCAGCCTGCAACTCTCCATATCCAGAGCCATCAATTTGGACAGAGCCAATTTTCCCCGTTGcttggaggaaaataaaataaaatttaaaagccttgaATCACAACTTGTCAACTTTTATATGCATTCTTACCAATATCAGCCCAGTAAACTGTATTCCCATTATTGGAGAAGACCAAAGATGCTGGCTGAACAGCATCTTTCCACACAACTCTTCGCTCAGCACCATCCATGTGGGCACATTCTACAGTAGCCTTGCGACTTGTATCTTGTACATTCATATTTGTGAAGCAAACCCTCCCAGTGGAAGGGTGGAGGGCAATGCACTTCACTTTACCAATGCCTTCCTTTATGAGAACAGCTGTGTATGCGCCAGTTTGTGAGGTGACCTGCAGGCGGGGCTGCTGTTCGCTGCTCCAGTACACATTAAGGGTCATCCAGTCAAGGGCCATAGCAGTGATGGTGTCACCAAGCAGTTTGAGAAACTGACCTTGGGAGGTCAAAATAGAGTCCTTCAGCTTGAAGGAGCCGAGTGAAGATGTGCCATCTGTCAAAAGCAGGTTGTGCTCACGAAGGCTGTAGTCCATGATAGAGGCCTTGTTAACACTGGGTACCGGCAGAGCCAAGTGGTCTGGCCAACCTTTGAGTTCTGTTGCTTGTTCAGAGTGCATGTAGACCTGCAGAGAGGTTGAGATTATATTCAGAGGCATCCATGCACCTTAACCAGCAATCTGTCCTGCCGTCCAGAGACTTCAATCCAGACAGCAAGTTTAATAAAACCCTACACCCCATTGTTACCGTCACCAACGAGAGAATAGCCatcgtttaaaaaaaaaaaaaaaaaaaaaaaatgggggatTCCCCACAACCACCATATATGCAAGTCATTAAAACTGTAGTAAGGCAATAACCTGTGTTACAGTGGAGGGAGACAGAAACAGTAGGAATGTTGAAGTGACCAGAGTAGAACAGGTCAGGCCATCCTCAGCCAGTAAGAGACCAGAGGGACACTTGCATACACCCTTGCGTCCAGGAGCCAACACACAAATGTGGGAGCAGTCCATTTTCTTGCAAGGGCTCTCAGTGTCCATCTGGAGTATTGGGTGGATGATCTGAAAACCAAAAGTTGTTTTATGAACTTCTACGACTAAAATATACCCAATTTGTGGGCAATAAGACTGTTCAATAAAGAATCTCCTCTCCCATTTCCATCCAGACCAGTCTCTTAATGCAACATTTTACTCACCTTCACAGCAAACGGTTGTTTAGGTCTTTTCAGGATAACTTGACGGTTTTTACCATTTAGTTTATTAGCTGCCTGCACCACTCGCTTCTTGGCATCAGACCAGTACAGCATGTCATTGAACACTGCCACTGAGAAAGGATTTGCTGTCTCCCTCATCTGAAGAATCTGAAAGAGACATTTACATCACATTTTGTAGCAATGCAACTTAAAGCTTGAGCATGTGGCACTTAGTGTAAAGCGTAGAGTGCTCCAGACCAAATATTTTACCCAAACATCACCACCATCCAGTGTGGTAGATCCAATCACCCTCAGCCTCTCATCGGTCCAGAAGATCCTGTTAGAAACTGTATCCACTGCAATGCCACCTGGCCAGCCCAAACTGGAGTTTACCACCACCCTCCTCTGTGAGCCATCCATCCCAGCACGTTCGATCTTTACTTCATCACCAATGTCTGTCCAGAACATTAGCCTGAGAGGAGGGGAGAAAGAACACAGATTAGTCTTTGTAAATAAGGTTTTCAGAAATATTCATACCAACCCTCTCTGTGGTAACAGGGCCAGAGATCGGGGCTGATCCAGGTCTTCATGCAGGATGATGCTTCTGTCCAGTGACTTCATGGGAGTATTTTCCAGTTTGATAGCAACAATCTCACTGTCCACCCCATCAATCCAGTACAGGTTCCTCCCAAGCCAGTCCACAGCTACAGAATCAGCCCTAACACCTGGAGCAATGACTTTGATAGCACCCTGAACAAATTCAATTCCTTGCATCACCTGCAATTCAAGTTTTTTTGCACCAACCTTTAACCAGAGTTCCTGTGTTCTTCTGATCCATGGAGGACCACCTGATAGTCTCTGCACCAACACTGACCCAGAAGACTTTCTGATCCCTCCAGTCATAGTCTAGAGACAGAATGGGTTTCTTGGCTGAAGACAACAAGACATCCAAGCTTCCGCTACGCAAGCCATACAGATAGAGATCTGTTTGGACTGACGACAGCAAGAAGGGTTCACCTGAGACATAAAGGACACAATTACTGgaatttgttttttcaaaataaGCTTGAAGGGTATCGGCatacaagaaaataaagttttacctGTGATCTTACACTGGTGTCCACCTGCCTCCATTATATAGCCTGGATGACAGTCACACTGGTATGAGCCCTGAGTATTGATGCAGAGATGACTGCACACACCAGGTGTCTGGCCTTCACACTCATCAACATCAGCACACGTCACCCCATCCTCCATGAGCCTGTACCCTGCTGCACAGCGGCAGCGCTGTATGCACCAGTGGAAAATGACTCAGTTCCTACTGTCACTTACACTGccattttttattactttatccacaacttttaaaaaaaaaaaaaaaaaaaaaaaattgggggGGTCGTCTCACCGTGCCCTGTGGTGTGCTGTAGCAGCCCTCTGAGCAACGCTTAATGTCCACGTTGTCACAGTTCAACTGACAGTTGCCTCCCTCATCTGAGCCATCTGCGCAATTAGTGATACCATTACATACCAGTGCTGGATCCAAGCACTCTTGACTGCCACACTGGAACTCATGAGGGAGGCAAGTCACCATCCCACCTAGTGAGCACACAAGTTTCAGATACATTGTCAATTAGAGGAAAGGTGTCAAACATGATACTTTAAAGTAGCTAACAGCACATCTGTCAGATCTCATCAGGGACAGACATAGCAGGCCTACTCCCACTCTGCCAATTTTTGGTTGCAATTTAGTATTGAAGAGTCAGTTAAATTTATATCCAGGTGTATAAACTGAACACATAATTCCTAAAGATTCAGGAAATTTTAGATAGTTTAAACTTAATTTCTTCCATAGTGAAAATGCACCTACTTACATTCAGTCTCATCACTACCATCATCACAATCCTTTGTGCCATCACACTTCCAAACTGCAGGAATGCAGTTTGTATTGGATTTGCACACCCACTGGAAGTCACCACAGTCCAGTGGAGCCACAGGACAGTCCTAGAGGGCAAATTCATTTCATCTAGTCTGGCATTTTCCCTAAGTTGACATTTTCCTCAGtttaagaaaaagtaaataaatgaatatgcaCAATACACACGTTCAGTCACCTTCTCATCAGTGCCATCTTCACAGTCCTGGTCTCCATCACAGATCCACTCAGGCACCAGGCACTCTTTACTCTGGGGGCAGCGGTGTTTAGTGGGGCAGACCGGTGCCTTGGTGCAGCTCTCCTCATCAGAGCGGTCCCAGCAGTCTGGGTGACCATCACAACGCATATTGGCAGACACACACTGTCCACTGGCACATCTGAACTCTGCTTCATTGCATTCTTCATCAGCTGTGGCCATTGAGGGCAAAGCACCCATTACAGAAATGTGTAAATCACTAGTTCGATCCAGGTGGTGCATGTTAGCAAACTTACCACAGGTGGCCTCATCACTGCCATCAGCACAGTCCCTCTCCCCATCACACAGGAAGCTGCTAGGGATGCAACGGCTTTTGTCATCACATTGGTGAACACAGCCCTCCATGTACTTGGCACATTCCAGTTCATCTGATCGGTCTTGACACTGAGGCACACCGTCGCACACCTGGGTCTTTTCAATGCATTTCTTTCCATGGGCACATTGGAACTGTCCTGCAGAAGACAATTGTGCCAACATACAGAGACAAGGGGAACAACTTTGTTCCGACAGTCTTCTCAAAAGCTCAATACTATACAGACAAAACAATTCACTCTGGAGCAGAGATTTAAATCCtatattttaaagattaaaatttgGTCAACACTACAATTTTGTTTGcatattcactataaaaaaaaaaaaaaaaaaaaaaaaaaaaaaaaaatatgatttagtATCATTTTTTATTGGCTtgcaaacagattttaaatccatccatcctacAGTCAGCTAAGCCAACTCTTGCATTTTCCTAGTTACCACTTTCACATGTTGATAAGCAGTCTTCCTCATCTGAACCATCTTTGCAATCTGCTTCCCCATCACAGACGTGATTGTAGTGGACACAATCCGAGTTGTCCTTGCAGGGTTTGGAGCCCAAAGTACACCTGATGGGAAGAGGTGGACCGGTGGCTGCAGGAACAGGAGCTGGAAAGGTCTCTTCCTCTTCGTctgaagttaataaaaaaataaaatcatatacaTCCTAAACCCAGCCAAAGTCTGGGATGACACTTAACATACCACAGTAAGCTTCATCACTGGCATCTAAACAGTCCCGCTCTCCATCACAGACAAAGCTTGCAGGTAGACAGCGGCTGTGGTCATCACACTGGTGATAACAGCCTTCAGTCAGCTTTATGCACTGCTGTTCGTCAGAGTTGTCCTGGCACTGAGATACACCATCACACACTTGGTCCCTGTCAATACACTTCATACCATGGGCACACTGGAACTGATCTGAAAGGAGACGTTTCATGAAGATTTAGTGTTAAACATTAAAGCATGATGTTTAAGTTACCCATTCATGTAGACAGCATGTAGCTCCAAGGCTATGTCTTTAAgccatacattttttttttttttttttttttaaattcacacTGCTTCTACTAGGAGTTTCCATTTTTGTAACCCTACCCAGTGttaaaacacatgcacacttatttttcattcagtcaCTAAATGAGTTTCACATTTCCAACACAAGAAATTCAAGTCACAAGTAAACGCCCCTTTTCCAACAACTCAGATTTTTGTACCTTCGCTGCATCCAGATTcacagtcctcttcatctgaACCATCCTTACAATCCTTCTCTCCATCACATACATGACTGTACCGGATACACTCTGAGCCATCCTTGCACAGTTTACTGCCCAGGTTGCATTTGGTAAGACTGCTTTCAGCTGAAACAAGTGGATCAGGGAACAGAGGGAtgggagggggtgggggtgttACAACAGGAAAAGGCTTCTTCTTAGAAATTAAAACCTGGTCACTTTACTACACTTTACTCACCTTGCAAGGACCCTGCCAATAACGCCACACAAAGCAGTAACCATCTACCCATCGCCACAGACAAATTAAAATGGAAGATGATTCACCAAACGCTAGTGTGGCATTTTATAAAGGTGCCAGGTGACGCTAATACAACCAAATTGAACACCTGAGTGATGAGCAAAGAGGAGGAGCTACAGTTTCAACAGGAAAAGttgttagtttaaaaaaaaaaaaaaaaaaaaaagaagatgaaaaagttACGCACATAATTACTACTCAAATTATCCTTatgtatgtttcttttatttccgtttttcttttaaatttactgtcaaaaaatgtaattgttcgtgtgaaatttaaataatgttCTATTTTTGTTCATTCTCTGAGAACAAATGGTTTTATCTTCCATATCTCTGAATTACAACACgtgaataaatatgtaaaaataaataaagataatcaAGGACACTAGCCAGTATTTGGTATTCGTCCTCGTATCATCCTCCAATCAGATGTTGAATAGGAGGGATTAAGAGCTCTTGCGTAGCTATCACGTTTGTTTTGCTGTTCCGGTCTAGCTAACCTAAGCTAACAAGCTACAGAAACGGTGGTAGCAACTTAAGAGGAGCCAACAAGCTTTGTCAAAATTAGCTGCTGTACTGTAACGTTCAGGTATTTTTTTTACGTGAACAGGGTGTTAAGTTGCCTGTgcacatctttgttttttcttttctttctaagaAGTGGAATTTTGGACTGTAAAACTGGGGTAACTATTGAAATGCCTTTAGCTGCTTTCTCTACTTTGAAGCATGTTGTTTTGAGGCAGAGATGTTGTAGCCCCGTTAGCCAGCGGGAACCAGTGCTCAGTTTGGAAGAGTTCGTCCAAGATGCTAACTCAttttgctgcttgtgttttggTAACAGATAGTTagaaaattaagtaaaaattaaacaacGCTTTAAATCCACAAAGTGACAGTTTGTAATGTTGGGTTTTTATTAACGTGTTTCTGACAAGCTGCCGACAGGTAAATGGGTAACAAAGTAGCGGGACTTGACTGTTGCGCACAaaagggttttgtttttttcttcttctttcttcctttttttttttttttttttgttacgcGGAACACAACAAAAGGATTTTTGATAACAAGCTGGCAGCTAGCTTAGTCGAGCTAACGATTGCCATCTTAGCCAGATTTATACATTTCACTAAAATTGCTTATATTTACAGAGATATGCAAGTTCcaatttcatattttgttttcagacaAGAATATCTGAGCATTTTCCAAGCTCACGCTGGCGAATATAATGTTGTGATTGAGTCCAGTAGGCCCCCCACCAGGTAGCTAGCAGCCGGCCTTTCCAAGCCAGTTGGTGGTAGCCCCGGGGGACCTGTCACAAAATGCTCtgtttattcacatttatttggtAGCTCTCATCAAGTTATTCGTCATGCTCATTGACAGCTCGTCGTGATTTATTTAATACAGGGTATGCAACAAGAATAACACACTTTGCGTTAATTCTATAAGTTTGCAGGCTGGCTAACCGGATGTCAGGCAGTGTTTGTGACGAGCACATATAAGTGGACATTCCTATCAGTCACCAAATCCACTGTTTGGCAGAATGTGCATCAATAATATAGTTTTAGTAGCTTATTCTTTGTTGTTGAATTAATTCATACATATAGACCTAACATTTAGTTCCTTTATGATCTTCGATGTTGGGGTTCATTGTACGATTCTAGTACTTTTGGTTGactttgaaaatataaacattaagCTCTGACATTGTGTTATTGGACATTAGTGGTAATGTTTTCACTACGCTacgtcagttttattttattttattttaatcggACTAACGTTGCCTGTACTTAAAGTTGTGCTGCCGTCAAAATTAGTGTTTAGCCAAGCTTAAACCTTCAAGCTTGAATTTCTTATACACACCATAGTTTGCTATGAAAAGGTCACGTTGTCATGCAATGTGGCTGACGTGCTGAAGGAGCGGTTTATATTGTCTTGACTCgtggggttttgttttgttgttgttgtttttttaagtttaagttttttgACACgttatttgatatttaaaaaaacgtaaataaacatttgatatCCACATTCAGTTCTAAATGTTTAGTGTGTTACttaaaatagttaaatttgGTTTATCAATCTTTAAATTGTATATTCATCTTTTCATTCTATCCACTGAATCATAAAAGGTCTGTTTGCAACAAATATGCACACCATTGCactccttttattttattttatattcctTAAAGTTTGAAAAAGCTTTGTTTCTAATGATGTGCTttgtgtttggctttttttaagGTGTCCATATAATTTGAGTGTGCTCTGCTAGCACTGGCTTCCACCCTGTGACTTCTTGGTCACTGGAGGGGTACCTCAGAGCAAGAGCCCAAACTATAGCTCCAGAGCCCCTCTCTGCGTGTgagaaaattttctttttgttttctggagaCTTCCAGCTTTTCCAGTCAAGATGTCATCCATCTTGCCGTTCACCCCTCCTGTGGTGAAGAGGCTTTTGGGCTGGAAGAAGTCGACCAATGGGCCAGGCGTAGCGGGCAGCGGAGAGCAGAATGGGCAAGAGGAGAAATGGTGTGAAAAGGCTGTGAAGAGTTTAGTGAAAAAGCTTAAGAAGACAGGCCAGTTAGATGAACTGGAGAAAGCTATCACCACACAGAACTGCAACACAAAGTGTGTCACCATCCCCAGGTATGCTGCACATTACTGTTAA containing:
- the lrp13 gene encoding very low-density lipoprotein receptor is translated as MGRWLLLCVALLAGSLQAESSLTKCNLGSKLCKDGSECIRYSHVCDGEKDCKDGSDEEDCESGCSEDQFQCAHGMKCIDRDQVCDGVSQCQDNSDEQQCIKLTEGCYHQCDDHSRCLPASFVCDGERDCLDASDEAYCDEEEETFPAPVPAATGPPLPIRCTLGSKPCKDNSDCVHYNHVCDGEADCKDGSDEEDCLSTCESGQFQCAHGKKCIEKTQVCDGVPQCQDRSDELECAKYMEGCVHQCDDKSRCIPSSFLCDGERDCADGSDEATCADEECNEAEFRCASGQCVSANMRCDGHPDCWDRSDEESCTKAPVCPTKHRCPQSKECLVPEWICDGDQDCEDGTDEKDCPVAPLDCGDFQWVCKSNTNCIPAVWKCDGTKDCDDGSDETECGMVTCLPHEFQCGSQECLDPALVCNGITNCADGSDEGGNCQLNCDNVDIKRCSEGCYSTPQGTRCRCAAGYRLMEDGVTCADVDECEGQTPGVCSHLCINTQGSYQCDCHPGYIMEAGGHQCKITGEPFLLSSVQTDLYLYGLRSGSLDVLLSSAKKPILSLDYDWRDQKVFWVSVGAETIRWSSMDQKNTGTLVKGVRADSVAVDWLGRNLYWIDGVDSEIVAIKLENTPMKSLDRSIILHEDLDQPRSLALLPQRGLMFWTDIGDEVKIERAGMDGSQRRVVVNSSLGWPGGIAVDTVSNRIFWTDERLRVIGSTTLDGGDVWILQMRETANPFSVAVFNDMLYWSDAKKRVVQAANKLNGKNRQVILKRPKQPFAVKIIHPILQMDTESPCKKMDCSHICVLAPGRKGVCKCPSGLLLAEDGLTCSTLVTSTFLLFLSPSTVTQVYMHSEQATELKGWPDHLALPVPSVNKASIMDYSLREHNLLLTDGTSSLGSFKLKDSILTSQGQFLKLLGDTITAMALDWMTLNVYWSSEQQPRLQVTSQTGAYTAVLIKEGIGKVKCIALHPSTGRVCFTNMNVQDTSRKATVECAHMDGAERRVVWKDAVQPASLVFSNNGNTVYWADIATGKIGSVQIDGSGYGELQAGEGLKAVALKDKMLIWLTVDDMTRLWHQHRQQKKLWFEVDTEVFSLKTFSKSSQAGSNQCAENNGGCQHLCLPTPAGRTCKCSHDHIVKDTNCSPEESCPAGSRPCLDQKSCQPVEKFCNGQVDCTDHSDENCANLKQWSGAKVSAPAKPHSSPPSASPQPPLSTLTKPEPSFNVSGLLLNLEAQQCSQRRCSGNGNCMDVNGVISCVCSEGYSGDSCEDPLPKTIQGPIIYSAVGLSAGVLVVAIIAVVVKRSAASRTSSPEVAKEMGMTELKKVETTPSTLTEADKPEEAVSSVD